One genomic region from Syngnathus typhle isolate RoL2023-S1 ecotype Sweden linkage group LG17, RoL_Styp_1.0, whole genome shotgun sequence encodes:
- the rtbdn gene encoding retbindin, with amino-acid sequence MIILMRALLLICAYWTTVLIVGISSEGTCLQDGKHKATPSPEPHLKDCTLYADNSCCTQEDIQDFSHSPSASNQNEPWDKCGPLSPACEGYLKRVSCFYRCSPDAARWPHPHRRTYIQAVPLCHSFCRDWFDACKTDLTCARNWATDPRGHNCTGTCVQYQQMYQHGRDLCESLWGDAFMTVEDSSEGVADAGVNGNPGSGRPCGCLTLSPSDKDVISALRAHQDDPEELDTTKTGLPPYMSPCQTKLPPQTRSGRKGNSVLRKRSVIVDDGEGSGSGL; translated from the exons ATGATCATCCTCATGCGCGCTCTTCTGTTGATATGCGCATACTGGACAACTGTGCTGATTGTCGGAATCAGCTCAGAGGGGACTTGTCTTCAAGATGGCAAACATAAGGCCACACCCAGCCCAGAACCTCACCTGAAGGACTGCACGCTCTACGCAGACA ACAGTTGCTGCACACAGGAAGACATTCAGGATTTCTCCCATTCTCCCTCTGCCAGCAATCAGAACGAACCCTGGGACAAGTGTGGGCCGCTGAGTCCTGC GTGTGAAGGCTACCTGAAGCGTGTGTCATGTTTCTACCGCTGCTCGCCGGATGCTGCTCGCTGGCCTCATCCCCATCGCCGCACTTACATCCAGGCCGTGCCTCTCTGCCACAGCTTCTGCCGGGATTG gtTTGATGCGTGCAAAACAGACCTGACATGTGCTCGTAATTGGGCCACAGACCCCAGAGGGCACAACTGCACTGGAACCTGTGTTCAGTATCAGCAG ATGTATCAACATGGCCGGGATCTGTGCGAGAGCCTGTGGGGTGATGCCTTCATGACGGTTGAAGATTCATCTGAAGGGGTCGCAGATGCCGGCGTGAACGGCAACCCCGGCAGCGGTCGCCCGTGTGGCTGCCTGACCCTCAGTCCTTCCGACAAGGATGTGATCTCGGCCCTCCGGGCCCACCAGGATGACCCGGAAGAGCTTGATACCACCAAAACCGGGCTGCCTCCGTATATGTCTCCCTGCCAGACCAAGCTGCCTCCGCAGACGAGGAGCGGCAGGAAGGGGAATTCTGTCCTGCGTAAACGTTCCGTCATTGTGGACGACGGAGAGGGAAGTGGAAGTGGCctgtag
- the junbb gene encoding junB proto-oncogene, AP-1 transcription factor subunit b, translated as MSTKMEQPFYHDDSFLSAYGHSDAAMHDYKLLKQNMNLNLTEPYRNLKSHLRADSDPYQGGQQDVGTLKLASPELERLIIQNSNGVITSPTPGQYFYNRGITDEQEGFAEGFVKALDELHKMNQMPHSISSIGGSGVNTCSQAAPSVFGSGLQPEPPIYTTLNAYCPNTGLSSASSYPTATISYLPPHQQNHHPQTSVHGAFQNHHPGSGLHPQRLVALKEEPQTVPDLLSSDGSPPMSPINLETQERIKAERKRLRNRLAATKCRRRKLERIARLEEKVKGLKSDNAGLSNTASVLRDQVAQLKRKVLTHVSSGCQLMLTSKMEAF; from the coding sequence ATGTCCACAAAGATGGAACAACCTTTTTATCATGATGACTCTTTTCTGTCGGCATATGGCCACTCAGACGCCGCAATGCACGACTACAAGCTGCTAAAGCAGAATATGAATTTGAACTTGACAGAGCCCTATCGCAACCTGAAATCGCACCTGAGGGCCGACTCGGACCCCTACCAGGGGGGGCAGCAGGACGTTGGGACCCTGAAGCTCGCGTCCCCAGAGCTCGAGAGGCTTATCATCCAAAACAGTAACGGTGTCATCACCAGCCCGACCCCGGGGCAGTACTTCTACAATCGGGGCATCACCGATGAGCAGGAGGGCTTCGCGGAGGGCTTCGTAAAAGCTTTGGATGAGCTGCACAAGATGAACCAAATGCCTCATTCGATCTCCTCCATCGGCGGCAGCGGAGTTAACACATGCTCGCAAGCGGCCCCTAGTGTGTTCGGCTCGGGACTGCAACCCGAACCGCCCATTTACACAACGCTGAACGCCTACTGCCCGAACACGGGACTCTCTTCAGCCTCCAGCTACCCCACAGCCACCATCAGCTACCTGCCGCCCCACCAGCAGAACCACCACCCGCAGACCTCCGTGCACGGCGCTTTCCAGAACCACCACCCGGGTTCTGGGCTTCATCCGCAGCGCCTCGTTGCTCTCAAAGAGGAACCGCAAACCGTGCCGGACCTCCTGAGCAGCGACGGCTCGCCTCCCATGTCTCCTATCAACCTGGAGACCCAGGAGAGGATCAAAGCGGAGCGCAAGAGGCTGAGGAACCGACTGGCGGCGACCAAGTGCCGGCGGCGCAAACTGGAGCGCATCGCTCGCCTGGAGGAGAAGGTGAAAGGTCTAAAGAGCGACAACGCCGGCCTGTCCAACACGGCCTCGGTACTCCGGGACCAGGTGGCCCAGCTCAAACGGAAAGTCTTGACGCATGTGAGCAGCGGCTGTCAGCTGATGCTCACGAGCAAGATGGAGGCATTTTAA